The Anas acuta chromosome 18, bAnaAcu1.1, whole genome shotgun sequence genome has a segment encoding these proteins:
- the RHBDL3 gene encoding rhomboid-related protein 3 isoform X7 — MSNKRSNSFRQAILQGNRRLCSKALLEETGLSLSQRLIRHVAYETLPREIDRKWYYDSYTCCPPPWFMITITIVEVAFFLYNGVVLDRFVLQVTHPLYLKNALLYHPQLRAQAWRYLTYIFMHAGIEHLGLNVVLQLLVGVPLEMVHGAARISFVYVAGVVAGSLAVSVADMTAPVVGSSGGVYALVSAHLANIVMNWSGMKCQFKLLRMAVALICMSFEFGRAVWLRFHPSAYPPCPHPSFMAHLGGVMVGITLGVVILRNYEQRLQDQTLWWIFLSIYLIFVLFAIFWNIFAYSLLDLKLPPPP, encoded by the exons ATGAGCAACAAAAGGTCGAATAGTTTCCGCCAAGCCATCCTTCAGGGGAACAGGAGGCTGTGCAGTAAGGCACTGCTGGAGGAAACAGGGCTGAGCCTATCACAGAGGCTGATCCGGCACGTTGCATATGAGACCCTGCCACGAGAGATAGACCGCAAGTGGTACTATGACAGCTATACCTGCTGCCCTCCACCCTGGTTCATGATTACCATCACTATTGTAGAG GTtgcctttttcctttacaaCGGAGTGGTATTAGACAGATTTGTGCTGCAAGTCACCCATCCCTTATACCTGAAGAACGCACTACTTTACCATCCTCAGCTCCGTGCTCAGGCTTGGAGGTACCTAACCTACATATTCATGCATGCAGG GATAGAACACCTTGGACTCAATGTTGTCCTTCAGCTCCTGGTTGGGGTTCCCCTGGAAATGGTGCATGGAGCTGCAAGGATCAGCTTTGTGTATGTCGCTGGAGTTGTAGCAG GATCCCTGGCAGTGTCAGTAGCTGATATGACAGCACCTGTGGTGGGCTCCTCCGGAGGCGTGTATGCACTTGTCTCAGCTCATTTGGCCAATATAGTCATG AACTGGTCAGGAATGAAGTGCCAATTCAAACTGCTGCGCATGGCTGTTGCCTTGATCTGTA TGAGTTTTGAATTTGGAAGAGCTGTGTGGCTGCGATTCCACCCCTCTGCTTACCCTCCATGCCCACACCCCAGCTTCATGGCTCACCTGGGAGGGGTGATGGTTGGAATCACCCTTGGAGTTGTCATCTTGAGGAACTATGAGCAGAGACTCCAAGATCAGACTTTATGGTGGATCTTCCTTTCTATTTATCTCATTTTCGTGTTGTTTGCCATCTTCTGGAACATTTTTGCCTACAGCCTGTTGGATCTGAAACTACCTCCCCCTCCTTGA
- the C18H17orf75 gene encoding protein Njmu-R1, producing the protein MLPALPDGDERELESSEEGGTGEERRPERHGSTYHSLYGYRSRRSSRQGADSGDGSPGSAAAETPSSEDFSLTLLDTNLPTEAETEFRSFIAKRLSKGALFEGMGNVASVDLSIPECKVGCYYCLLKQNLLETPILESDINAAEYVVCFLGGSEKGLELFRLELDKYIQSLKLNLDVEQKTLETYVNPYLRSWFENSICPIQRVVQLFQEKLAFLLHAALSYTPVEVKNADERTEKDINRFLAAASLQGLVQEGTMTSLCIAMTEEQHKSMIIDCSGPQPQLHNAGSNRFCEDWMHAFVNGAEGGNPFLFRQILENFKLKAIQDINNLKRFIRQAEMNHYALFKCYMFLKNCGSGDILLKIVKVEHAEMPEARNVVTVLEEFMRETAVA; encoded by the exons ATGCTGCCGGCACTGCCGGACGGCGACGAGCGGGAACTGGAGAGCAGCGAGGAGGGCGGCACCGGAGAGGAGCGGCGGCCGGAGCGGCACGGCAGCACCTACCACAGCCTCTACGGCTACCGGAGCCGCAG ATCTTCACGGCAGGGAGCAGACAGTGGGGATGGCAGTCCCGGCAGTGCAGCGGCAGAGACACCCTCCAGCGAGGATTTCAG TCTCACCTTGCTGGACACAAACTTACCAACTGAAGCAGAAACTGAATTCCGTAGTTTCATTGCTAAGCGTCTGAGTAAAGGAGCCCTTTTTGAAGGGATGGGGAATGTAGCATCTGTGGATTTGAG caTACCAGAATGTAAAGTTGGCTGTTATTACTgtcttttgaaacaaaatcttCTAGAAACACCAATACTGGAATCGGACATAAATGCTGCAGAATATGTGGTTTGTTTCCTGGGTGGCTCAGAGAAAGGTCTGGAACT TTTCAGACTTGAGCTGGACAAATACATTCAAAGTCTGAAGCTAAACCTTGATGTGGAG CAAAAAACCTTGGAGACCTATGTTAACCCCTATTTGAGAAGCTGGTTTGAGAATTCCATATGCCCTATTCAAAGAGTAGTACAGCTCTTCCAGGAGAAACTTGCCTTCTTGTTACATGCT gCATTGAGTTATACTCCTGTGGAAgtaaaaaatgcagatgaaagAACGGAAAAAGACATTAACAG GTTTCTGGCAGCTGCCAGTCTCCAAGGACTTGTTCAGGAAGGCACAATGACCTCCTTGTGCATTGCTATGACTGAGGAACAGCACAAGTCAATGATTATAGACTGTAGTGGACCCCAGCCTCAGCTGCATAATGCAG GAAGCAACAGATTTTGTGAGGACTGGATGCATGCTTTTGTAAACGGTGCTGAAGGTGGAAATCCATTTCTCTTCCGGCAGATTTTGGAAAACTTTAAATTGAAG GCTATACAAGACATTAACAACCTGAAGAGGTTTATTCGACAGGCTGAAATGAACCACTACGCCTTGTTCAAGTGttacatgtttttaaagaactgtgGCAGTGGAGACATTCTTTTGAAGATTGTTAAAGTAGAACATGCAGAAATGCCGGAAGCCAGAAATGTAGTGACTGTCCTTGAGGAATTCATGAGAGAAACAGCAGTGGCTTAA